A segment of the Halovivax limisalsi genome:
TGGCCACCTCTCGCGAGATCTCGCTGGCGTAGAGTTTCGCCTGGGCGGCTTCCTTGATGTAGTCCTCGCCGCGGATCTTGTTGTCCGCCGCCCTGTGCATCAGGAGTTTCGCGGCCTGGATCTTGGTGTCCATGTCCGCCAGCTTGTGCTTGATCGCCTGGAACTCGCCGATGGGCTGGCCGAACTGTTCGCGCTCGGTCGCGTAGTCGCGGGCCTCCTCGAACGCGGCTCGCGCGATGCCGACCCCCCGCGCGGCGATGGTGATGCGGCCGCCGTTCAGCGTCTTCAGCGCGTGGACGAACCCGCGGCCCTCCTCGCCGAGGCGGCGATCGGCGGGAATCTCGAGGCCGTCGAACCGGAGCTCGGCGGTCGGACAGCCCTTGTCGCCGAGCTTGTCCTCCGTTCCTTCGACGTGGAAGCCGTCGTCCTCGTCGGGACGGACGACGAAGGAGGAGATGCCCTCGTTGCCCGCCTCGGGGTCGGTCTTCGCGAAGACGACGACCGTCTCCGCGACCGAACCGTTCGAGATCCAGAGTTTGCCGCCGTTCAGCCGGTAGGCTTCGGGCTCGTCTTCCTCGGCACCAGCGCCGATCGGTTCGGCCGTCGTCTCCATCGCCGGGACGTCGCTCCCCGCACCCGGTTCCGAGAGGGCGAAGGCGCCGACGTCGCGCCCCTCGGCCAGCGGCGTCAGGTACGCTTCCTTCTGTGCGTCGTCCCCGAACTCGTAGAGCATGTTGCCGGCGAGGGAGGTGTGGGCCGCGACGATGGTCCCCAGTCCGCCAGACCCCCGCGAGATCTCTTCGAGCCCGATGGCGTAGGCGTGATAGTCGAGCCCGGCGCCGCCGTACTCCTCCGGGAACGGCATGCCCATCAGGCCCAGCTCGCCCATCTCGGCGACGAGATCGCGGGGAAAGTCGTCCTCGTGATCGATCTCGGCCGCGCGCGGGACGACCTCCTCGTCGACGAACGTCGCGACCATATCACGAATCTGTTGTTGCTCCGGCGAGAGTGTAAAATCCATACGGGCAGATTCCGTCTCTCCGGGTTTAGGTGTTCCTCCTCGCGGAGAACGTTGCCAGTACGGCCCGGCGTTCCCGCCCGTTCGGATCGGCGGGTGGTCGGCTTCGAGACCGTCGACGTCGCCTCTCGAACGGCGAGGATTCCCGTCTCGGATTCCGGGCAGCGGACCGACTGGCCCAAAAACCCAACACCCGCTGTTCGAAAGGCGGTTCCATGGTGCGAGACACTGCGACGCGTCCGGCCTTGGACGGCGTGGCGCCCGGCCCGGCGACGGGCTACGCGTCGGAGGGGGACGAATCGATCGAGTACGACGGCTCGCGAATCTGGCTGAGTCGGTTCGTCGACGCGGCGGCCGACCGGCTTCCGTACGGACCTGTCGTCGCAGGCACGGTCGCGCTGGGCTGGCCGCCGCTGGCGCTGGGGGGCGTGGTCCTCGCCGGGCTAATCGACACCGCGACGCCCGCCTTCCTGGCCTCGTTCGCCCTGACCGCGGGGCTGCTCACGGCCTTTCCGGTTCTCATCTGGTACTACGACGCGCGCGTGCTGACTCGCTTCGCCGGGCGAATGCGCGAGCGCGTCGCGGACGAGGACGCGCTCGCCGACACCGCTGCGACGTACGAACGACGGTTCGCGCGTCGATATCCGATGGTCGTGGTCCCCTGGACGATTTTGCTCCTCGGCGTGGTCGCGGTCAGCCTGCCGACGTTCGCGGCCCAGGGCATCGCCGGCGTCGGTGACCCGCTGTTCTGGGCGGTCGCGGCGTTTTTCTGCTGGGGCGGGCTGCTGACCGGAATCGGCTTCCACGGCGCGCTCACGACCGTGGGTTACCTCCGGACGCTCGTCGACCGAACGATCCTCTCGATCGATCCGTATCACCCCGACGGACTGGGCGGCATGAGTTCCGTCGGCTACTTCGCGATTCGCACGACGCTGCTGCTCTCGACGGGCGCGCTCTTGCTCCCGTTCGCGTTCCAGCTCGCGGCGGGGACGCCCTTCGAATCGCCCATCTACCTCGCCGTCGCCCTCTACGTCGGGGTGATCGCGGGCTCGTTCGCCTACCCGACCTGGCTCGTCAATCGGAGCGCCGACGAGGTTCGCGTCGAACACCTCGACGCGCTCGGGTCCGAGATCACCGCGCTCCAGCAGGACCTGGCGGCGACGCCCGGCCACGACGTCGACGACGTCGGGACGTTACTCGAACTCCAGCGGCTCCAACAGCTGTACGACGATTATCGGGCGACCCGACTCTACCCGATGTCGCCGTCGATTCTGAGCCAGCTCGTCGCCTCGGTCCTGCTCCCGATCGTCATGCTGGGCCTCGAATCTGTCGTCCTCGGCTGAGCCGCGGCCCGGAGCCTTCGGTCGGTCCAGCGGCGACGGACGAATCGACCGTCTCTCCTGCATCGCGACTCAATCGTTTTCGGCCACGCGAGTGGTCACCCCGCTCGCGCTGTCGGGTTCCTCGTCCACGTCCGCGCGACCGTATCGCCACCCGAGGACCGCGAGCGGTGCGCCGACCAGCACCACGAGGAGGCTCCACCCGACGAAGACGATCCCGGCGCCGACCGGCCAGACGTACGGCGCGTGGGCCAGGAGCGGGAGTGTCGGGACCAGTGCGAGGAGCACCCCGGGGCCCCACGGTCGTCGTCCCGCCCCGACGACGTACCCGAACGGGACGAACAGGCCGACGCCGAGGACGAACGCCGCGACGTTGATCCCGGTCGGCCAACCGACGGTCGGCCAGCCGACCGCGGCGACGACGGCGGCGGCGATCAGTGCGCCGAGCACGAGCCCGCGCCCGCCGACCCCCCGACCCCGCAGATGGTCGACGATCCGCTCGGTGGCGGTCGACGCCCCGACGCGCCTGGCGAGGCGCCGGATCGACGCCGGACGCCGCTCCCATCGCCCGATCGCCAGTCCGAGCACGGCGGTCGCCACGCCGAGGACGGCCACCGGACCGACGGCCGCGAGCGCCCCGTCGGCGACCTTCGCCGGGCCGAACGAGCGTGCGGCCGTCGCCATCGCGGCGATCCGGCCGCCGACGCCGTCGTCGCCGTAGGTGAGATACGTCTTCGACGAGAGGCCACCGATCCCGCCGGCCGTCTCCTGCGTCCAGGTGACCGATCGACCGTCGACGTTCGCGTCGGGCGGTCGGTTCGTGACGACGGATCCGTTGGGGACGGTCACCGTGACCGCGTCCGCGCGGAGTTCGTATCGGTGGCCGGTCCCGCCCCGATAGAAGTACTCGACGATCCACGCACCGCCCATCCCCTCGCGGGCCACGTCTTCGACGGTGTATTCGACGACGACCGTGCCGTCACTGACGCGAGTCTGGATGTTCGCCGCGTCGTCGACGGCGACGTCGTACCGATTCCACCGCTCGTTGACGTCGACGACGAGGTCGATCCCGTTGTCCCGGTACGCCGCGGCGGTCGATTCGTTGACCGGCACGCGCGCGACCCACCGGGAATCGCCGCTCTCGTCGACGTGGATTTCGAGCGTGCCGTCGTCGGTCGCGCCGGGGAGCGTATCGCCGCAGACGCCGCAAAGCGACTTCGGCGGCGGCGCGGCGAC
Coding sequences within it:
- a CDS encoding NADH-quinone oxidoreductase subunit J yields the protein MPETSRSPSWPLSLIALGIAVLVVASAGSAVAAPPPKSLCGVCGDTLPGATDDGTLEIHVDESGDSRWVARVPVNESTAAAYRDNGIDLVVDVNERWNRYDVAVDDAANIQTRVSDGTVVVEYTVEDVAREGMGGAWIVEYFYRGGTGHRYELRADAVTVTVPNGSVVTNRPPDANVDGRSVTWTQETAGGIGGLSSKTYLTYGDDGVGGRIAAMATAARSFGPAKVADGALAAVGPVAVLGVATAVLGLAIGRWERRPASIRRLARRVGASTATERIVDHLRGRGVGGRGLVLGALIAAAVVAAVGWPTVGWPTGINVAAFVLGVGLFVPFGYVVGAGRRPWGPGVLLALVPTLPLLAHAPYVWPVGAGIVFVGWSLLVVLVGAPLAVLGWRYGRADVDEEPDSASGVTTRVAEND
- a CDS encoding acyl-CoA dehydrogenase family protein, producing MDFTLSPEQQQIRDMVATFVDEEVVPRAAEIDHEDDFPRDLVAEMGELGLMGMPFPEEYGGAGLDYHAYAIGLEEISRGSGGLGTIVAAHTSLAGNMLYEFGDDAQKEAYLTPLAEGRDVGAFALSEPGAGSDVPAMETTAEPIGAGAEEDEPEAYRLNGGKLWISNGSVAETVVVFAKTDPEAGNEGISSFVVRPDEDDGFHVEGTEDKLGDKGCPTAELRFDGLEIPADRRLGEEGRGFVHALKTLNGGRITIAARGVGIARAAFEEARDYATEREQFGQPIGEFQAIKHKLADMDTKIQAAKLLMHRAADNKIRGEDYIKEAAQAKLYASEISREVANEGIQIHGGYGYTKDFPAERFYRDAKLNEIYEGTSEVLRNTIGDQLLE